Proteins co-encoded in one Armatimonadota bacterium genomic window:
- a CDS encoding alpha/beta hydrolase → MMIWIALAGAFGMYGLVLLTVWAFQEKLIYAPTRDVFTDPAKAHGLDFEELELVTEDGVRICAWYTPAENPRAVLLFCHGNGGNLAHRVDVIKGYRDLGLSSLLFDYRGYGKSEGRPSEQGTYLDAQAAWNHLVEERGIDPGRIILVGRSLGGPIAAHIAAKHRPAGLSLEAAATSAAEAGQQMFPFLPVSLLLRHRYDTVAWLRDVTCPVMVSHGVRDRVIRFSHGKRLYELAREPKRFLELHGDHLEAHLDGTRDYPEALSRFVDDCVGDGQAQIAQGASDNTRL, encoded by the coding sequence ATGATGATCTGGATCGCCCTTGCCGGCGCTTTCGGCATGTACGGACTCGTGCTCCTGACCGTGTGGGCCTTCCAGGAGAAGCTTATCTACGCCCCGACGAGAGATGTGTTCACTGATCCCGCAAAGGCCCACGGGCTGGACTTTGAGGAATTGGAGCTCGTGACTGAGGACGGGGTTCGGATCTGCGCCTGGTACACTCCGGCGGAAAACCCGCGCGCCGTCCTGCTCTTCTGCCACGGCAACGGCGGCAATCTCGCGCACCGCGTGGACGTGATCAAAGGGTATCGCGACCTGGGGTTGAGCAGCCTGCTGTTCGACTACCGGGGCTACGGCAAGAGTGAGGGCAGACCGTCCGAGCAGGGGACGTATCTCGACGCGCAGGCGGCCTGGAATCATCTGGTGGAGGAGCGCGGGATCGATCCCGGGCGAATCATCCTGGTGGGGCGGTCGCTGGGTGGGCCCATCGCCGCCCACATTGCCGCGAAGCACCGACCCGCCGGTCTGTCACTGGAGGCTGCGGCGACATCTGCCGCGGAAGCCGGGCAGCAGATGTTTCCCTTCCTGCCCGTGAGCCTGCTCCTGCGCCACCGCTACGACACCGTCGCCTGGCTGCGGGATGTGACTTGTCCTGTGATGGTCTCTCACGGGGTTCGCGACCGAGTGATCAGATTCTCCCACGGCAAGCGGCTCTACGAGCTAGCGCGTGAGCCAAAGCGTTTCCTCGAACTGCACGGGGACCACCTGGAGGCGCACCTCGACGGCACGCGGGACTACCCGGAGGCTTTGTCTCGTTTCGTGGACGATTGTGTGGGGGACGGTCAGGCTCAGATCGCGCAGGGCGCGTCGGACAACACCCGGTTATAG
- a CDS encoding glycosyltransferase: MADCPRIVQLVEEGSDELRRHVVALASGLKARRVEAHVVGPLSRQFRDELSHQGIRWVNLPFPSGLSPRSLAPATQTVIRFLRNTKPVMVHGHGLAAGTTAALALTGLTSTSAAPPLVFTPHVVPRDSGAFRERRARRNALGRTLDASRAVIASTQSEREQIIRFAGKRKDALDARLYVVPPGVERRRQSSLFDVGEKRYSVGLHRDTSIVVTAAPLDGSAPVADFLETAAVVSALVPSVEFAVLGGGPELEGLQALAHELGLFGSTVFLPWRPDTLDIISTCNVYVALTDDAAGIAYTLEALARDLRVVGRDLPAIREVFGQALSLPLVPLDDRQAFADAILQQLEGMSGDEDERVRTAEGFAWGMDEVLASQDEYDLDRPGLDPRDRRAQEESDIERLLSRYSVANMVEGVVEVYNRVLSDAPCAI, encoded by the coding sequence ATGGCGGATTGCCCGCGCATTGTGCAACTGGTCGAAGAGGGCTCTGATGAGCTGCGAAGACACGTGGTCGCGCTGGCTTCGGGGCTGAAGGCGCGCCGCGTTGAGGCCCACGTGGTCGGACCGCTCAGTCGCCAGTTCCGCGACGAACTGTCCCACCAGGGGATCCGCTGGGTGAACCTGCCCTTTCCCTCCGGGCTATCACCCAGGTCCCTCGCGCCGGCCACACAGACGGTCATCCGGTTCCTGCGCAACACGAAGCCGGTCATGGTTCACGGTCACGGATTGGCGGCCGGTACCACGGCAGCGCTCGCTCTCACAGGCCTGACCAGTACATCGGCAGCTCCGCCGCTAGTCTTCACGCCCCACGTTGTTCCGCGAGATTCCGGCGCCTTTCGGGAGCGTCGGGCCCGGAGGAACGCCCTGGGCCGGACGCTGGACGCGAGCCGCGCAGTGATCGCCTCCACGCAGTCTGAGCGCGAACAGATCATCCGGTTCGCAGGGAAACGCAAAGATGCGCTGGATGCCCGACTGTACGTGGTACCACCGGGCGTGGAGCGCCGCAGGCAAAGCAGCCTGTTTGACGTAGGCGAGAAACGCTACTCCGTGGGCCTTCACCGGGACACTTCCATCGTGGTCACGGCGGCCCCGCTGGACGGCTCTGCGCCCGTTGCAGATTTCCTTGAGACTGCCGCTGTGGTCAGTGCGCTGGTTCCCAGCGTTGAGTTCGCCGTGCTCGGTGGGGGCCCGGAGCTTGAGGGCCTGCAGGCGCTTGCCCACGAACTCGGACTGTTCGGCTCCACAGTCTTCCTCCCCTGGCGCCCCGATACCCTTGACATCATCTCCACCTGCAATGTCTACGTAGCCCTGACGGATGACGCCGCGGGTATAGCCTACACCCTCGAGGCTCTCGCCCGGGATCTGCGCGTCGTTGGCCGGGACCTGCCCGCGATCCGCGAGGTTTTCGGCCAGGCGCTCAGCCTCCCCCTTGTCCCTCTCGACGACCGCCAGGCCTTCGCGGATGCCATACTCCAGCAACTGGAAGGCATGTCCGGCGACGAGGATGAGCGGGTGCGAACGGCCGAAGGGTTCGCATGGGGAATGGACGAAGTACTGGCCTCTCAGGACGAGTACGACCTCGATCGTCCCGGCCTGGACCCGCGGGACCGCCGCGCACAGGAGGAATCCGACATCGAGCGGCTGCTTTCACGGTACTCCGTGGCCAACATGGTGGAAGGCGTGGTCGAGGTCTATAACCGGGTGTTGTCCGACGCGCCCTGCGCGATCTGA
- a CDS encoding tetratricopeptide repeat protein has protein sequence MTEDPGTKGNQSAQDRPPSRAGMWARLRGMLDAAIPPAADESEELEDVTGGLRPEDLAHLAVGEPDDPLKPAQEPAPPQWPEQWKAPGAPRKSIPAQAKDAKPADDEPPPWPEHWGIIKPHTPRKQPPKRPKKEEREPVANPWAAGNADATPPSDADPPPWPDQWNTALPPAARPKKQVAAAEAPPRRSEPPSRPSGRKPRVPRSEAGDSSPRTPVQADNDPPAWPAEWAGRLPGSTAPAPPHPARPAPRRKTALPDSLPEPLGWRVLRAVCDPVLTTMGFRRLREYARVDYVPPELRRVPDYDPGAARRIMPLLGLGLLIALLALGAVWAFSLLNPRPSIVDAESSRALLRDAVAKLTAGDVAAARALRDRMRDVDPDSVTLSYFEGYLLASDEGIHQTLARKLGQRTGNRRRTVRNLATLAGYYEAGGDMQRAADLLLDVVRLDPRNLEARLLAASALLATGRNEEAIKQADELDLQGGSSRASSDIRGQAYLAMGYPKAARDEFSAVLAYDSASISARLGLADAFIAEGDFANALTELKQVVAQDPNNVEAYARLGVIHEQVGDFVKAERVYRKAIKMGEHPGALNNLAYLLAVKRNKPREALQYALRARELAPEGAAVLDTLGWIYHLLGQADRAVPLIREAVERDPKNPELRLHLAQVLNASGKRAESLRILERLAGENGETAFHQTARRMLRDLKAAA, from the coding sequence ATGACTGAAGACCCCGGAACCAAGGGCAATCAATCGGCACAGGATCGCCCGCCCTCTCGGGCGGGCATGTGGGCTCGTCTGCGCGGCATGCTTGATGCCGCCATACCGCCCGCAGCCGACGAAAGCGAGGAGCTGGAGGATGTCACGGGCGGGTTGAGGCCGGAGGACCTCGCCCACCTGGCCGTCGGGGAACCGGACGACCCACTGAAGCCTGCGCAGGAGCCAGCACCGCCGCAATGGCCCGAACAGTGGAAGGCCCCGGGTGCTCCACGAAAGAGCATCCCCGCGCAGGCGAAGGACGCGAAGCCGGCCGATGATGAGCCCCCGCCGTGGCCTGAGCATTGGGGCATCATCAAGCCGCATACGCCGCGAAAGCAGCCGCCGAAGCGGCCGAAGAAAGAGGAGCGCGAGCCGGTCGCAAATCCCTGGGCCGCAGGGAATGCGGACGCCACCCCGCCTTCGGATGCTGATCCGCCGCCGTGGCCCGACCAATGGAACACAGCGTTGCCTCCGGCCGCTCGCCCGAAAAAGCAGGTTGCTGCCGCAGAGGCTCCGCCGAGGCGATCAGAACCGCCTTCGCGACCGTCCGGCCGCAAACCCCGTGTGCCGAGGTCCGAAGCAGGCGACTCATCCCCCCGCACGCCTGTGCAGGCCGATAACGACCCGCCTGCATGGCCTGCGGAATGGGCCGGCCGCTTGCCCGGTTCCACCGCGCCGGCTCCGCCGCACCCGGCCCGTCCCGCGCCAAGACGAAAGACGGCGCTGCCGGATAGCCTCCCCGAGCCCCTGGGTTGGCGCGTGCTGCGTGCGGTCTGTGACCCGGTCCTGACGACTATGGGCTTCCGCCGCCTCCGGGAATACGCGCGGGTGGATTACGTACCACCGGAACTGCGGCGCGTCCCTGATTACGATCCTGGCGCGGCCCGGCGCATCATGCCCCTGCTTGGTCTCGGACTGCTCATCGCTCTCCTGGCGCTCGGAGCGGTCTGGGCATTCAGCCTCCTGAATCCCCGTCCGAGCATTGTTGACGCCGAGAGTTCCCGGGCGCTCTTGCGTGATGCAGTGGCGAAACTGACGGCTGGCGACGTGGCCGCAGCCCGGGCTCTGCGTGACCGCATGCGGGATGTCGACCCCGACTCGGTCACCCTGAGCTATTTCGAGGGGTACTTGCTGGCCTCCGATGAGGGTATCCATCAGACGCTGGCGCGGAAGCTGGGCCAGCGCACGGGAAATCGTCGCCGCACCGTGCGCAATCTGGCCACGCTGGCGGGCTACTACGAGGCCGGTGGGGACATGCAACGCGCCGCTGACCTGCTTCTCGACGTGGTTCGGCTGGACCCCCGCAATCTCGAGGCCCGTCTGCTCGCGGCAAGCGCTCTCCTTGCGACCGGCAGGAATGAGGAGGCAATCAAGCAAGCCGATGAGCTGGACTTGCAGGGCGGCTCCTCGAGGGCATCCAGCGACATACGCGGCCAGGCCTATCTTGCGATGGGGTACCCGAAAGCCGCGCGCGATGAGTTCTCGGCGGTACTCGCCTACGATAGCGCGTCTATTAGCGCACGACTGGGGCTTGCCGATGCCTTCATCGCCGAGGGCGATTTCGCCAACGCGCTCACGGAACTCAAGCAGGTGGTCGCCCAGGATCCCAACAACGTGGAGGCGTACGCGCGACTGGGGGTCATCCACGAACAGGTTGGCGATTTTGTGAAGGCCGAACGCGTCTACCGCAAGGCCATCAAGATGGGCGAGCACCCGGGCGCTCTCAACAACCTGGCGTACCTGCTGGCCGTGAAACGCAATAAGCCCAGGGAAGCACTCCAGTATGCCCTGAGGGCCCGGGAACTGGCACCGGAAGGCGCCGCGGTCCTGGATACCCTGGGCTGGATCTACCACCTGCTTGGGCAGGCGGACCGGGCCGTGCCGCTGATCCGCGAGGCAGTCGAACGTGACCCGAAGAACCCCGAACTCCGGCTTCACCTGGCCCAGGTCCTGAACGCTTCCGGCAAGAGAGCTGAGTCGCTACGGATCTTGGAGCGACTAGCCGGTGAGAATGGGGAGACCGCCTTCCACCAAACCGCCCGGCGCATGCTCAGGGATTTGAAGGCTGCGGCCTGA